A single region of the Photobacterium sanguinicancri genome encodes:
- a CDS encoding alpha-amylase family glycosyl hydrolase: MKAISNPINAIDSQATNVILHAFDWPYCRIKEQATTIAEAGFKAVLISPPMKSLKTEDGTPWWQRYQPQDYRVIDNQLGNTLDFKAMIHALSAENIHVYVDVVFNHMANEEEINEALIYPNTDVLADYQENIDYYQELTLFGDLTQPLFTDKDFVLAFPIKDWTDPWEVQHGRISSGDRDPGLPTLKYTEKVVEAQKQYLKALKQLGVKGFRIDAAKHMTLEHLHQVWDDEISSETHVFGEIITDGGATKEEYELFLQPYLANTYLGAYDFPLFHTLKNTLSEPDSTMASLINPYSLGSALAHDRAITFAITHDIPNNDVFLDQVMPEHLECLAYCYILGRDGGVPLIYSDLDTSGINNKSGEPRWFDCWKNPTLQQMIHFHNRMQSKPMTVLHQTPDLLVFSRGNDEGLVAINKGKYSTQINVPTKMNQEILAQQGVCFNPDEQTLTLPENSCAMLIADC, translated from the coding sequence ATGAAAGCAATTTCAAACCCAATCAACGCCATTGATTCGCAGGCAACAAACGTTATCTTGCATGCGTTTGACTGGCCTTATTGCCGTATTAAAGAACAAGCAACAACGATTGCTGAAGCTGGCTTCAAAGCCGTACTCATTTCTCCGCCAATGAAATCACTTAAAACGGAAGATGGCACGCCATGGTGGCAACGCTACCAACCACAGGATTATCGCGTAATCGACAACCAACTGGGTAATACGCTTGATTTTAAAGCAATGATTCATGCCCTGTCGGCAGAGAATATCCATGTTTACGTTGATGTCGTTTTTAACCACATGGCAAACGAAGAAGAAATCAATGAAGCATTAATTTACCCAAATACTGATGTCTTGGCTGATTATCAGGAAAATATTGACTATTACCAAGAGCTCACACTGTTCGGCGACTTAACTCAGCCCTTATTCACCGACAAAGATTTTGTTTTAGCCTTTCCTATCAAAGACTGGACCGATCCATGGGAAGTACAGCACGGCCGAATCAGTAGTGGCGATCGTGACCCAGGTTTACCCACGCTAAAGTACACAGAAAAAGTGGTTGAGGCACAAAAGCAATACCTAAAAGCGCTAAAGCAATTAGGCGTAAAAGGTTTCCGTATTGATGCAGCTAAACACATGACCCTCGAACACCTTCACCAAGTGTGGGACGATGAAATCAGCAGTGAAACCCACGTGTTTGGCGAGATCATTACTGATGGCGGCGCAACGAAAGAAGAGTACGAGTTATTCTTGCAGCCCTATCTAGCCAATACGTATTTGGGCGCGTACGACTTTCCGTTATTTCATACCCTAAAAAACACACTATCAGAACCAGATAGCACTATGGCTAGCTTGATAAATCCATACTCGCTTGGGTCAGCTTTAGCACATGATCGTGCCATTACCTTTGCTATCACCCATGACATCCCGAATAACGATGTTTTCTTAGATCAAGTCATGCCAGAACACCTTGAATGCTTAGCTTATTGTTACATTCTTGGGCGTGATGGCGGTGTTCCTCTGATTTATTCAGATTTGGATACCAGCGGCATTAACAATAAATCCGGTGAGCCACGCTGGTTCGATTGCTGGAAAAACCCAACCCTGCAGCAAATGATCCACTTTCATAACCGCATGCAAAGCAAGCCAATGACAGTACTTCATCAAACGCCAGATCTATTGGTGTTTTCACGCGGTAATGATGAAGGCTTAGTGGCAATCAATAAAGGCAAATACAGCACCCAAATTAATGTGCCAACAAAGATGAACCAAGAAATATTAGCGCAGCAAGGTGTCTGCTTTAACCCTGATGAGCAGACATTAACGTTACCCGAAAACAGTTGTGCCATGCTGATTGCTGATTGCTGA